CGCCAGCGCGATGACCGCGGTGATGAGCGCGAGTTGCCGCCCGAGCGCTGCGAGCTGCGCGAGGTAGACCGGCTCGACCTCGACGGCGAGCACCGCCACGGTATGCCCGTGGTCCACCTCGCTCAGCACCGGCGCGAGTGCGAAGCGGCGGGCTCCGGCGGCACGCGGGATCAGACCGGTCACGGCGGTGCGTCCGCTCGCGACGGTCGCGAGTGCCGCTCGAGCGACCGAGTCGAGGACACTCGTCGCACCCTGCGTCTCGGGTGTGCGGCAGTCGTAGACCACGACGCGCGCGGAGTCGAGCAGTGTCGCCGCCGTGGTGCTGGACGCCGAGCACAGCTGCTCGAGCACCACCTGGATCGCCAGGTATCCGGTGCCCTCCTCGCCGTAGATCCGCACGTCCTCGAGATCTTCGGGGCGGACCTGCGCGGCGGTGGTCGAGGCGAGCGACTCGATGCGGCGCTCGAACTCCTGCTCGAGCGCCCCGCGCACGCTGCGATACGCGAACCATGCGAGCAACGCCACCGCCACGATCGCGAGCGCCGCGAACAACACCGTCGGAAGCACCACACGCTTCATGCGCGGGTCATGGCGTGCGGGCGCATCGCGGTCATGGAACCTCCGTGTTCGAAGCCGGGCTCGCGGTGCGAGGGGCGCGGCCGTATTCTGCCCGCGCCATGTCCCCGCCACAACCCGAGACGCGACCGCTCGTGACTCAAGTCGGTGTGTTCGCGCGCTGGCCACGCGTCGGCGCGGTCAAGACGCGCCTCTCACCGGCGCTGCCGGCCGCCATGGCGTGCGCGCTCCACGAGGCAATGGTGCGCGACGCGCTCGCGACCGCACTCGCGAGCCGGATCGGTGCGGTGACGTTGTGGTGGGCCGACGCTCCGGCCGTGAGCGACTGGGCCGTGCCGGATGGCATCACGGTCGCGGAGCAGAGCGGCGCGGATCTCGGCGCGCGTATGTTCACAGCGCTCTCCCGGATGCGATCGGAGGCGGAGGCGGCGCTGATCGTGGGCAGCGATTGCGCGGACCTGAGCATTGCGCAGCTGCAATCCGCCGCCGCCGCCTTACGCGACCACGATTTGGTCCTGGGCCCGGCGCAAGACGGCGGCTACTGGCTGATCGGTATACGCGAACCACAGCCGCGGCTGTTCGAAGGCATCGCGTGGGGCGGCGCGGAGGTCTTCGAAGCAACGCGCGCACGCGCGGCCCGGCAGCACCTCGCGGTCGCAACGCTCGAGACGCTCTCCGACCTCGATACTCCGGCGGACCTGGCTCGTCTCATCGGCACCGCGCTGATCGAGCCCGGACGCATCGGGGCCGCGACACGCGCGGCACTTGCGTCGTTCGCGCTGCTGCCGTCTTAGTGCCCGTCGGGAAGCGGCGGAGGTGTGGCGCCCAGCTCCTTCTGAACTCGCGCCATCGCATCGACCAGCGCGGACTTCATGCCTTCGGGCGGGTCGCTCTGAAGCGCTCGGTGGTAGCTGCCGAGTGCTGCGCGGTATTCCTTGCGCCGCTCGAGGATGATGCCGAGATTGAACAACGCCACCGGCTGATGCGCGTCGCGCTTGAGTGCGAGCTCGAACAACCGCTCGGCCTCGGCGGAGTCGCCCAGGTTGTAGAAGCACACGCCCATGTCGACGATTGCGGTCGCGAGGCTCGAGTCCATGCGGACCGCTGCGCGGTACTGGATGATCGCGTCCGACCAGTTGCCGGTGTCGTAGAGCACGTCGCCGAATCGAACGCGCGCCGCGACGTTGGTCGAGTCGGCTGCGATCACGCGCTGCAGTGAATCGGCTCGCGCCTGTTGGCCGGCATTCGAGCCCGGCACCGGCACCTGGTTGCTTTCGCGGAATCCACGCACTCCGACGCAGATCACCACCAGCGCCATGATCGCGCCGAAGATCAGCCACAGGCTGAGCGCCTGGGGTGGAATCGCGGCGGCGCGCGGCGGACGGCGCGGCGGGCGCGGGATCGCCGGATCGATCCGAACCGTGGGCGGCGGACCCGGTCGGCTCACCTCGATGAGAGGCTCGGGAGCGACGTTCGGTGGCGGAGTCGGCG
The nucleotide sequence above comes from Candidatus Eisenbacteria bacterium. Encoded proteins:
- a CDS encoding glycosyltransferase, which produces MSPPQPETRPLVTQVGVFARWPRVGAVKTRLSPALPAAMACALHEAMVRDALATALASRIGAVTLWWADAPAVSDWAVPDGITVAEQSGADLGARMFTALSRMRSEAEAALIVGSDCADLSIAQLQSAAAALRDHDLVLGPAQDGGYWLIGIREPQPRLFEGIAWGGAEVFEATRARAARQHLAVATLETLSDLDTPADLARLIGTALIEPGRIGAATRAALASFALLPS
- a CDS encoding tetratricopeptide repeat protein; this encodes MSERPPTHCPDCGRPVPEDVAECPACSFPLATVAPVTGAGSAPTPPPNVAPEPLIEVSRPGPPPTVRIDPAIPRPPRRPPRAAAIPPQALSLWLIFGAIMALVVICVGVRGFRESNQVPVPGSNAGQQARADSLQRVIAADSTNVAARVRFGDVLYDTGNWSDAIIQYRAAVRMDSSLATAIVDMGVCFYNLGDSAEAERLFELALKRDAHQPVALFNLGIILERRKEYRAALGSYHRALQSDPPEGMKSALVDAMARVQKELGATPPPLPDGH